One window from the genome of Natrialba magadii ATCC 43099 encodes:
- a CDS encoding archease: MGFELRDHTADIGVEATGESLADVFASLADGLAAASCDDIPDDIGERFSLSVTAENREALLFDYLDELIYLRDVRAELPVDHHVETIDEVDADADADTDTDADADESANPATQQWSLTATTRGVPLAEIDAREVKAVTYSEMRLETVDEQWEAYVVFDV, translated from the coding sequence ATGGGATTCGAACTTCGGGACCACACCGCCGATATCGGGGTCGAGGCGACGGGCGAGTCGCTCGCGGACGTATTCGCGTCGCTTGCAGACGGCCTCGCAGCGGCCTCCTGCGATGATATTCCGGACGATATCGGTGAGCGATTCTCGCTATCGGTCACTGCCGAGAATCGAGAGGCATTGCTGTTCGACTATCTCGACGAACTGATCTACCTTCGAGACGTGCGCGCTGAACTGCCGGTTGACCACCACGTCGAGACGATTGACGAAGTCGACGCAGACGCAGACGCAGACACCGACACCGACGCCGACGCCGACGAATCGGCAAACCCCGCCACACAACAGTGGTCGCTCACCGCAACTACCCGCGGCGTCCCGCTCGCCGAAATCGACGCTCGCGAAGTAAAGGCGGTCACCTACTCCGAGATGCGACTCGAGACGGTCGACGAGCAGTGGGAAGCGTACGTCGTCTTCGACGTCTAA